One stretch of Arachis hypogaea cultivar Tifrunner chromosome 20, arahy.Tifrunner.gnm2.J5K5, whole genome shotgun sequence DNA includes these proteins:
- the LOC112784676 gene encoding MADS-box protein CMB1-like isoform X1, producing MGRGKVVLKRIENKVNRQVTFSKRRNGLLKKAYELSVLCDAEVALMIFSNRGKLYEFSSSSSMMKTIERYHMHKYSLPQTTQVRNHDTQPQNTYQDYVTLKAYVELLQRSQRNLLGEDLTKMASTELQQLENQLESALTNIRSTKTQFMLDRLADLQNRERALVDVNTALRTKLEEIQNSEVPLRWALDGGRPNNQCTHHFPLQSDFTFQTHGVNPNLRIWYNNPTVDEEDGNVEACVSGWML from the exons ATGGGAAGAGGGAAGGTTGTGCTGAAGAGAATAGAGAACAAGGTAAATAGGCAAGTGACATTTTCAAAGAGAAGAAATGGGCTTCTGAAGAAGGCATATGAGCTTTCAGTGCTTTGTGATGCTGAGGTTGCTCTCATGATCTTCTCTAACCGTGGCAAGCTCTATGAGTTCTCTAGTTCCTCcag CATGATGAAAACCATAGAGAGATATCATATGCACAAGTATAGCTTGCCACAGACCACCCAAGTAAGAAACCATGACACTCAGCCTCAG AATACTTACCAAGACTATGTGACATTGAAAGCATACGTAGAACTCCTACAACGTTCACAACG AAACCTTCTTGGAGAAGATCTAACCAAAATGGCTTCAACGGAGCTTCAGCAGCTTGAGAATCAATTAGAGTCGGCATTAACAAATATTAGGTCAACTAAG ACTCAATTCATGCTTGACCGTCTTGCTGATCTTCAGAATCGG GAGAGAGCGCTTGTTGATGTTAATACAGCTCTAAGAACTAAG TTAGAAGAAATTCAGAATTCAGAAGTTCCTCTGAGGTGGGCTTTGGATGGTGGAAGGCCTAACAACCAATGCACTCATCACTTTCCTCTTCAATCAGATTTTACTTTTCAAACTCATGGGGTTAATCCCAATTTGCGCATATG GTATAATAATCCCACGGTTGATGAAGAGGATGGAAATGTTGAAGCATGCGTCTCTGGTTGGATGCTATGA
- the LOC112784676 gene encoding MADS-box protein EJ2-like isoform X2 gives MGRGKVVLKRIENKVNRQVTFSKRRNGLLKKAYELSVLCDAEVALMIFSNRGKLYEFSSSSSMMKTIERYHMHKYSLPQTTQVRNHDTQPQNTYQDYVTLKAYVELLQRSQRNLLGEDLTKMASTELQQLENQLESALTNIRSTKTQFMLDRLADLQNRERALVDVNTALRTKKLM, from the exons ATGGGAAGAGGGAAGGTTGTGCTGAAGAGAATAGAGAACAAGGTAAATAGGCAAGTGACATTTTCAAAGAGAAGAAATGGGCTTCTGAAGAAGGCATATGAGCTTTCAGTGCTTTGTGATGCTGAGGTTGCTCTCATGATCTTCTCTAACCGTGGCAAGCTCTATGAGTTCTCTAGTTCCTCcag CATGATGAAAACCATAGAGAGATATCATATGCACAAGTATAGCTTGCCACAGACCACCCAAGTAAGAAACCATGACACTCAGCCTCAG AATACTTACCAAGACTATGTGACATTGAAAGCATACGTAGAACTCCTACAACGTTCACAACG AAACCTTCTTGGAGAAGATCTAACCAAAATGGCTTCAACGGAGCTTCAGCAGCTTGAGAATCAATTAGAGTCGGCATTAACAAATATTAGGTCAACTAAG ACTCAATTCATGCTTGACCGTCTTGCTGATCTTCAGAATCGG GAGAGAGCGCTTGTTGATGTTAATACAGCTCTAAGAACTAAG AAGTTGATGTGA